The following coding sequences lie in one Drosophila sulfurigaster albostrigata strain 15112-1811.04 chromosome 2R, ASM2355843v2, whole genome shotgun sequence genomic window:
- the LOC133836854 gene encoding uncharacterized protein LOC133836854 has translation MTHSPQFTLRQRDFTKSCGDQLYPRQIENVKGYILRVIHDFSEPNTIIYYDANGKKHIRGFLWNFIANFASTIGARLKAIEPTWPHGRHLGDSYMLQLTKNNSVDIGLFTAQVDERYSNRYYQYSFPILYASWCVMMPLERPIQIPAIFKHILCTGTLAFLTIALICYWLSSLLALLFVCLCQAQLMFLLIMHPRQLPIDSFDALLASDLRILGVSSEFYLLDAAFRARYAAAFRLTSNVSEFFDLRNSFNTSWAYSITSNKWTMMETQQENFQRSVFRYSDLCLHESLPYSIILDEDSVYYQALMFYSMRVHEAGLLEKWVRNSFYDMVDAGRMHLTDYSVTIEPRPLRLPDFQIPCRYFAFGIIIALAAFVIELLRFYINVFLENL, from the exons ATGACGCATTCCCCCCAATTCACTCTTCGGCAGCGGGACTTCACAAAATCGTGCGGAGATCAGTTGTATCCCAGGCAAATCGAGAATGTTAAGGGATACATTTTGCGAGTCATCCACGATTTTTCAGAACCAAACACCATTATTTATTACGATGCTAATGGGAAAAAGCATATTCGAGGATTCCTTTGGAATTTTATAGCTAACTTTGCTTCGACAATTGGTGCCAGGTTGAAGGCAATAGAACCGACGTGGCCCCATGGTCGCCATCTGGGTGACTCGTATATGCTCCAGCTCACTAAGAATAATAGTGTGGACATCGGTCTCTTCACTGCACAGGTCGACGAAAGATATTCAAATAG ATACTACCAATACTCCTTTCCTATCCTGTATGCCAGCTGGTGCGTTATGATGCCCTTGGAGCGTCCTATCCAAATCCCAGCAATATTCAAGCACATTCTATGCACTGGCACCTTGGCATTCCTGACGATAGCTCTCATCTGCTATTGGCTGTCATC GCTATTGGCTTTGCTCTTTGTCTGCCTCTGCCAGGCGCAGCTGATGTTCTTGTTGATCATGCATCCACGACAGTTGCCCATCGACAGCTTTGACGCTTTGCTCGCCTCGGACTTGCGCATTCTTGGCGTGAGTTCGGAATTCTATTTGCTGGATGCCGCCTTTCGAGCTCGCTATGCTGCGGCCTTTCGGTTGACCTCCAATGTTAGTGAGTTCTTCGATCTGCGAAACAGCTTCAACACTAGCTGGGCGTATAGCATCACTTCCAACAAGTGGACTATGATGGAGACACAACAAGAGAATTTCCAACGCTCCGTCTTTCGCTACTCGGACCTCTGTCTCCATGAAAGTCTACCCTACAGCATTATTCTCGACGAGGACTCTGTGTACTATCAAGCGCTGATGTTCTACTCTATGCGGGTTCACGAAGCAGGACTCTTGGAAAAATGGGTTCGCAATAGTTTCTATGACATGGTGGACGCGGGTCGCATGCACCTAACGGACTACAGCGTAACTATTGAACCGCGACCTTTACGTCTGCCGGACTTTCAGATTCCGTGTCGCTATTTTGCCTTTGGCATTATTATAGCTCTAGCTGCATTTGTGATTGAACTTCTTCGCTTCTATATCAATGTATTCTTAGAAAATCTTTGA
- the LOC133836574 gene encoding caspase-like, with protein MRSPQLYLIERQFTSDFSCSEMDSTCRTNNNSNNNNNKGNWTSNLTITYNSLMRNRYAVEYNMQHKNRGTAIIFNHMDFDAKLNLKPRNGTEVDCARLQSVLKQLHFDVHSYDDPCHTKIVEAVAKLASQNHEDSDCILIAILSHGEKGLIYARDVQYKLQDLCEFFLPSKCPSLAGKPKLFIVQACQGHSFDPGVRVATESLSSNHYTIPIHADFLIAQATIQGFVSWRNPKFGSWFIQSLCTELEEKGKDCDLLTLLTFVCRRVAVDFEAGTSEKQIPSITTMLTRNLFFRDRP; from the coding sequence ATGCGCTCGCCTCAACTCTACTTGATCGAACGTCAGTTTACTTCAGACTTTAGCTGCAGCGAAATGGATTCTACGTGTCggacaaataataatagtaataataataataataaaggcAACTGGACTTCAAATCTTACCATCACCTACAACTCATTAATGCGAAATCGGTATGCTGTGGAGTACAACATGCAACACAAAAATCGTGGAACGGCCATCATCTTCAATCATATGGATTTCGATGccaaactaaatttaaagcCCCGAAACGGAACAGAAGTGGACTGTGCCAGATTGCAGAGTGTCTTAAAGCAACTCCACTTTGATGTTCATTCATACGATGATCCTTGTCACACGAAAATTGTTGAAGCAGTTGCGAAATTAGCTTCGCAAAATCATGAAGATAGCGATTGCATCCTAATTGCGATTTTATCGCACGGAGAAAAGGGCCTTATCTATGCACGCGACGTTCAGTATAAGTTGCAGGATCTTTGTGAGTTCTTCTTACCCAGCAAGTGTCCAAGCTTAGCCGGCAAGCCAAAGCTCTTCATTGTGCAAGCCTGTCAGGGGCACAGCTTCGATCCAGGTGTACGAGTTGCAACAGAGAGCTTGTCCTCCAATCACTACACGATTCCAATACATGCGGACTTCTTGATTGCCCAGGCCACAATTCAAGGCTTTGTCTCCTGGCGCAACCCCAAATTTGGTTCTTGGTTTATACAAAGTCTATGCACCGAACTTGAGGAAAAAGGCAAAGATTGCGATCTGCTCACCTTGCTGACATTTGTGTGCCGTCGTGTAGCCGTGGACTTCGAGGCTGGTACCTCAGAAAAGCAAATCCCCAGTATTACAACAATGCTGACGCGCAATCTCTTTTTTAGAGATAGGCCCTAG
- the LOC133836571 gene encoding LOW QUALITY PROTEIN: caspase (The sequence of the model RefSeq protein was modified relative to this genomic sequence to represent the inferred CDS: deleted 1 base in 1 codon), with protein MADKNNEIEIESTDQVGIREVATNTDDLTDAFGSVGGASTSSYHNNSYGSGAIGQLANSNGYGSSASSYHKYVAKMVTDRHAAEYNMRHKHRGMAIIFNHEHFDVPTLKSRAGTNVDCENLSRVLKQLDFDVTVHKDCRYKEILGAIEYAASQNHEDNDCILVAILSHGEMGYIYAKDMQYKLDNIWSLFTANHCPTLAGKPKLFFIQACQGDRLDAGVTMQRGRTETDGDSSMSYKIPIHADFLIAYSTIPGFYSWRNTTRGSWFMQSLCAELAANGKRLDMLTLLTFVCQRVAVDFESCTPDTPEMHQQKQIPCITTMLTRILLFSDKQKAPAGRV; from the exons ATGGCCGATAAGAACAACGAGATCGAAATCGAGTCCACTGACCAGGTAGGAATTCGCGAGGTAGCTACCAATACAGATGACTTGACCGATGCTTTTGGCTCCGTCGGAGGCGCCTCCACTTCATCCTACCACAACAACTCCTACGGCAGTGGCGCCATTGGCCAACTGGCCAACTCCAATGGCTATGGCTCCTCCGCGTCCAGCTACCACAAGTACGTGGCCAAGATGGTCACAGATCGTCATGCTGCGGAGTACAATATGCGGCACAAGCATCGCGGCATGGCGATCATCTTCAACCACGAGCACTTCGATGTGCCCACCCTGAAATCGCGAGCGGGCACCAATGTGGACTGCGAGAATCTGTCGCGTGTGCTGAAGCAGCTGGACTTTGATGTCACAGTGCACAAGGATTGCCGCTACAAGGAGATCTTGGGTGCCATCGAGTATGCGGCTTCACAGAACCACGAGGATAACGACTGCATCCTGGTGGCCATTCTATCGCACGGAGAGATGGGCTACATCTATGCCAAGGACATGCAGTACAAGCTGGACAACATTTGGAGCCTCTTCACTGCCAATCACTGCCCCACCTTGGCGGGCAAGCCCAAGTTGTTCTTCATCCAGGCCTGCCAGGGTGATCGCCTCGATGCGGGCGTCACCATGCAACGCGGTCGCACCGAGACCGACGGTGACTCGTCCATGAGCTACAAGATACCCATCCACGCCGATTTCCTCATCGCCTACTCCACCATCCCGGGCTTCTACTCGTGGCGCAACACCACACGTGGCTCCTGGTTCATGCAGAGCTTGTGCGCCGAGCTGGCCGCCAATGGGAAGCGACTGGACATGCTCACCTTGCTGACGTTCGTCTGCCAGCGTGTGGCCGTCGACTTCGAGTCCTGCACC CCCGACACCCCCGAGATGcatcagcaaaagcaaattccCTGCATTACCACAATGCTAACGCGCATTTTGCTGTTCAGCGATAAGCAGAAAGCACCGGCCGGACGTGTTTAG